The genome window TGTCCAGGGGCAGGGACAGGGGCGTTTCCTTGGGCATGGGGCAGATGCCGGGCTCGAACCAGGCGTCGAAGCGGAAGGTGGAACCCTTGCCCACGGTGCTTTCCAGGGTGATTTCCCCGCCCATGAGCGCGATGAGGTTCTTGCAGATGGCCAGGCCCAGGCCCGTGCCGCCGTATTCGCGCGTGGTCTGGCTGAAGCTCTGGAAGATGGTCTCCATGAACTCCTTGGGAATGCCGATGCCCGTGTCCTCCACCTCGAAGACGGCTCCCAGGGGGCGGTCATGGGTGTTTTCACGGGCAGGCGCGGGCAGGACCCGGACCTTGATGCCGCCCTTGTGCGTGAACTTGATGGCATTGCCCACCAGGTTGACCAGGATCTGGCGCAGGCAGACCGGGTCGCCCTTGACGCAGGCGGGCACGTCCGCACCGATCTCCAGCTCCAGGGAAAGGCCCTTTTGCACGGCCTGGACCTCCAGGCCCTTGATGGTGGAGCCCAGGTGCTGCGCCAGGTCGAAATCCGTGCGGTCCAGCTCCAGCTTGCGGGCCTCGATCTTGGTCAGGTCCAGGATGTCGTTGATGATGGACAGCAGGTGCTCGGCCGAATCCTTGACCGTGCGCAGGTAGTCGCGCTGGTCCTCGGTGAGCTCGGTCTGCAGGGTGATGTCGGTCATGCCGACGATGGCGTTCATGGGGGTGCGGATCTCGTGGCTCATGGCCGCCAGGAATTCGCTCTTGGCCCGGTTGGCGGTTTCCGCGGCCTCGCGCGCCTCCTCGAGCTGGGTCATGAACATCTTGCGGTCCGTGATGTCGTCCCAGGCCCAGATGATGCCCTTGTCCAGGTCGTTGGGGTCCACGGCCTTCGCGTACATCTTGCACCAGACCTCGCTGCCGTCCTTGGTGGTGAAGACCTGCTCGGTGTTGTATTCGCGGCTCATGGCCAGGGTGTCCTTGGCCTTGGCGATGAAGTCCTCCAACCCCTGGCCCGGCAGGATCCGCCCCGGGTCCATGCCGATGAATTCCTCGGGCTCGTAGCCGAAGGTTTCGGCCCCCCGGCGGTTGATGGCCGAAAAGTGGCGGCCCCTGGTCATGGCGATGCCCACCAGGCTGTTCTCCAGGATGGCCTCGAGCTTGTCCAGGGTCTGGCGCAGCTCGTTTTCCGACTCCTTGCGCACGCTGATGTCGCGCACGTTGGCCAGGATGGCGTCCTGTTTCTTGTAGGTGATGCGGTTCATGTAGATTTCGACGTCAAACTCCACGCCGTCAAAGGGCCTGCGGACCTTCCACTCGAAGAAATGGGGCTCGCCGTTGACCACGCGGGTCCAGACCTTGGGCAGCCGGTGCACCGGATTGGTGGGGCTGGACATGTCCCGTATTATGGAAAGGTTCAGGGCCTGTTCGCGGGTGACCGCGAACATGGTCAGCATGCGTTCGTTCACGTCCAGGATGGTGCCGTCCTCGCGGTGGAGGATGATGGCGTCGTGGGCGCTGTCAAAGACGGTGCGCAGCACGCTCTCTGATTCCTGGAGCTCTGCGGTGCGTTCGTTGACGCGGCTTTCCAGGGAGCTGTGGGCCTTGCGCAGGCTGGCCTCGGCCTGGTGGCGGCGGGCCGTGTTGATGACCAGCGCGATGATGATCAGCATTTGGACCGCGCCGAGGGCGACGCCGCCGATGACCAGGTGCTTGTGTTCGCTGTAGAAGCTGCGCGGCCGGTTGCTGATGATGCTGTCCGGGGGCAGGGAGGCCAGGCTGATGCCGAAGCGCCGCAGCTGGTTGTAGTCGAACATGGTGCGGGTCTCGCCCACGGTGTTCACCGGGATGCTGTCGGGCTTGTGGCCGGAGAGCACCAGCAGGGCGAGCTGGGCCATGCTCTGGCCCTGATCGTAGCCGCTGATGAGCTTGCCGCCCACGATGCCGTGGGAGAGCTGGCTCTGGGCCAGCCCGTAGACCGGGGAGTGGCTGCGTTTGGAAAGCATTTCCGAGACGACGCCGTCGTCAAAGAAGTTGCCCTGGCTGTCCCGGAAATAGACGCCCATGAGCACGATGCTGTGCTCGGGCAATTTTTTCACCATTTTCAGGAGTTCGTGCATGGGCACGTCCGGGGAATAGGTGATGCGTACGCCCGGCGCGTATCCGTCCAGCTGGCGGCGGATGGTTTCGGCCCAGGCTTCGCCGCTGGGGGTGTGATCGTTGACGATGAAGATTTCCCGGGTCTTGGGGTGCAGGGTCAGGGCCAGGTCCAGGGTGCCCCGGGCATCGATGATTTCGGCAACGCCCGTGAACAGGGGAAAGCCCTCCAGCTGCTCGGGCCGGAAGAAGTTGACCCCGCAGAAAACCACGGGAACGCCGGGGAACAGCTCGTCGTGATAGGCGCGCATGAATTCGTAGGCGTTGTTGTCCGAGGCCAGGATCAGGTCCAGGTTCTCGGATTCGTACTTGTGGGAATAGACGTCCAGGAGTTGGAGCTTGTAGGACTCGGTGAACGCCACCCGCTTGGTGTCCATGTTCTCCACCATGAGCTTGATGCCCGTCTCCTGGGGGCGGAACACGTCGGTGATCCCCTCCAGGACTTCCTGTTGCCAGGGCAGGGTCTGGTGGTAGGAGCAGAACAGCAGGACGCGCTGCTTGGCGTTTTTGCCGCGCGCGGCCTGGCTTGGCGCGGGGATAAGCGCGGCAAGCACAAAGAGGGCGGCAAAAAGGGGCGCAAGGCGTATGAGCGGGCGCGTTTTCAGGTGCATTTCGAGTACTCGTGGTTATATTCTGGAACTTCCCTAACAAAAGCACATGCTTTTTGCCACAACAAACACGGGTTTCCCGCTGCGGACAGGAAAAAGAGGCAGTTTTCCGCTCTTTTGACTCAAGTCATACCGGCGTGTGCGCGGTTGGCCTAGGTATGGGACGTCAAGACATTGAACGACCCACAACCATAAAGGAGCCAACCATGTATTGTTACCAGTGTGAGCAGACCGCCAAGGGCCAAGCCTGCACCAAGATCGGCGTTTGCGGCAAGCAGCCCGAGGTGGCCGCGTTGCAGGACCTGCTGGTCTACGCCCTCCAGGGCCTTTCCCTGGTGGCTGTCGAGGCCCGCAGGGCGGGCGTCAACGACGAGGCCGCCAACGTGTTCACGGCCAAGGCCATGTTCTCCACCCTGACCAACGTGAACTTCGACCCCGAGCGGTTCCTGCCCCTGTTGCGTGACTGCGTGACATATCGCGAAGACCTCAAGGCCGCCCTGGCCGCCAAGGGCGTCACCCCGGCCTGGAATGAAGCCGCCGGTTTTGTCCCGGCCCCGGACCTGGCGGGCCTGGTCGCCCAGGGCCAAGCCCACGGCATTGAAAAGGACCCCGAGCCCAATGCGGACATCAAGTCCCTGAAGCAGACCGTGATCTACGGCATCAAGGGCGTCGCCGCATACCTGGACCACGCCGAGATCCTGGGCCAGTCCGATGATTCGGTCTATGCCTCCATTCAGGAACTGCTGGCCGACACCCTGCGTCTGGACCTGGATCTGGGCGCCTGGGTCCAGCGCGCCCTGGACTGCGGCAACGCCAACATCCGGGCCATGGAACTGCTGGATGCGGGCAACACCGGCGCCTACGGGCACCCCGAGCCCACCCGGGTCCCGCTGGGGGCCAGGGCCGGCAAGGCCATCCTGATCTCCGGGCACGACCTCAGGGACCTGGAACTGCTGCTCCAACAGACCGAAGGAACGGGCGTCAACATCTATACCCACGGGGAGATGCTGCCCTGCCACGGCTATCCGGAACTCAAGAAATACGGCCACTTCCATGGGCATTACGGCACGGCCTGGCAGAACCAGCTCAAGGAGTTCTCCGAATTCCCGGGAGCCATTCTCATGACCACCAACTGCATCCAGAAGCCGTCCGGCGCATACATGGACAACATCTTCACCACCGGCCTGGTGGGCTGGCCTGGCGTGGTCCACCTCGAGGACAAGGATTTCGGTCCGGTCATCAAGAGGGCGCGGGAACTGCCCGGTTTTGCGGGGGATACGGACAAGGGTTCCGTCATGGTCGGCTTTGGCCGCAACGCGGTCATGAATGTGGCCGGGACCGTGATCGATGCGGTCAAGGGCGGGGCCATCCGCCACTTCTTCCTGGTGGCCGGGTGCGACGGGGCCAAGCCGGGCCGCAACTACTACACCGAGTTCGTGGAAAAGGTGCCCGAAGACTGCGTGGTGCTGACCCTGGCCTGCGGCAAGTTCCGCTTCTTCGACAAGCAGTTGGGCGACATCGGGGGCATTCCCCGCCTGCTGGATGTGGGCCAGTGCAACGACGCCTATTCCGCAGTGAAGATCGCCCTGGCCCTGGCCGAGGCCTTTGAGTGCGGTGTCAATGACCTGCCCCTGTCCCTGGTGCTTTCCTGGTACGAGCAGAAGGCTGTGGCCATCCTGCTTTCCCTGCTGGCCCTGGGCGTCAAGGACATCCGCCTCGGCCCCAGCCTCCCGGCATTCCTGACCCCCAACGTCCTGAACCATCTGGTGGAGCATTACGACATCAAGCCCATCACCACGCCGGATGAGGACCTGAAGACCATCCTCGGTTAGCTGACAGAAATGAAAAAGCCGGGCTTCGCGGCCCGGCTTTCGTCACCCCAAGGCTGAGCGGAAGCATTGCTTTTTGGCTCGGTTCCTGGTGTTGAAATCGGCGAAAAAGGGCCGAAAAAAATGATTCAGCGGAATAAATGAAGCCGTTAGAACGTGAATTAGAGAAAAGCTATAGAATTTATACACTTTCTGTAGCTTTTGCCGCGTAGGCTGAATTGTATGGAGAAAAAGAAAGGCCCGCTCCACAGGGAGCGGGCCTTGTCGTTATTGCGCGTTGCCGACCAGCGTTTTCTTCTTCATGAGCGGCTTGCCGATGCCGAAGCGATTCAGCACGGCCTTCATGCCGTTGGTGGAGTCGGGGGTTCCCCGGTGATTGACCACCACCCGGTACCAGGTTCCCTTGCTGGTTTCGGCCGTCTGGATGGCCGTGTTCAGTCCTGCTCCGGCCAGCTTGGCCCGCAGGTCCGCAGCCATGTCCTCCTTGCGGAAGGACGCGGCCTGGTACACGTAGTCGTAGATTTTCTCGCCCGTTTTGGGTGCGGCGACCTTGGCGGCTTCCTTGGGAGCCTGGGCGGGCACCGGCTTGGGCGGCTTGACCTGCTGCGCCGGGGTCACGGCCTGGGGCTCTTCCTGCCGCGGGCGTTCGGCCGGCTGCTGGGTCAGGGTCTCAGGATATGTCAGATCCTGGGCCGTGAGCACCTTGACCGGTTCCGTGGCGTTGGTCACCAGGGCGCCGTGCTCCTGCTTGGGCATGATCTGGGCCAGGGGCGGCACGTTCTGCTCGGGCCGGTAGCCGCGCCCCACCAGCAGGCCCAGGATGAAGAACAGGGTCAGGGCCACCAGGGCGCTGCCCACGGCCGTGATCATGCCGGGCATGGTCACGGTGAAGGTCCAGGTTTTCTGTTCGCCAGGTATTTTGGGCATACGCACGCTGTATTTCTTTTCGGTTCCCGCCATGAATCCCCTCCGGACGGTTCGGTTACATGCGCTCCGGTGCGCTGACCCCCAGCAGGGCCAGACCGTTGCGGATCACGCCGGCCACGCTGTCCAGCAGCATGAGGCGCGAGGCGCACACTGCCGGTTCTGCCGACAGCACATGACAGTTTGTATAGTATCTATGAAGGGTTGAGGCAAGGTCTCGCAGGTAAATACTGATGATGTGCGGGCTTTCGCCTCGCGCCGCGGCCTCCACGAAGTCCGGGTACTGGTCCAGGAGCCGGAGGATTTCCAGGTCGTTTTCCGTGTCCAGCAGGGTCAGGGCCTCCGGGGTGACGTCGGCCATTTTCGCCTGCTGTTCCGCTGCCTTGCGCAGCATGGAGCAGATGCGGGCATGGGCGTACTGGACATAGTAGACCGGGTTGTCCATGGACTTCTGCTTGACCAGTTCCAGGTCGAAATCCAGGCCCGAATCGGACTTGCGGGAAAGGAACATGAACCGGGCCGCATCCGAGCCAACTTCGTCCACCACGTCCTTGAGGGTCTCGAACTGGCCGGCGCGGGTGCTCATGGCGATGGGCTGGCCGTCGCGCAGCAGGTTGACCAGGTTGACCAGGATCACGGCGAGCTGGCCCTTGCGGCCGATGGCCTCGCAGGCGGCCATCATGCGCGGGATGTACCCGTGATGGTCCGCACCCCAGATGTCGATGACATGGTCGAAGCCGCGCTTGAACTTGTTGTCGTGGTAGGCGATGTCCGAGGCGAAATAGGTGGTGTCCCCATTGGATTTGCGCAGCACGCGGTCCTTGTCGTCGCCGAACTCGGTGGCCCGGAACCAGAACGCGCCGTCCTGGTCGAAGCCCAGGCCGGACTTGCGCAGGTCGCCGAAGGTCTCATCCACCATGCCGTCGTCCACCAGGCTCTTTTCCGAGAACCAGACGTCGTGGCGCACGCCAAAGGCCTTGAGGTCTTCCTTGATGCCTTCCAGGATGATGTCCTTGCCGATGACCTTGCAGATCTCGGCGGCTTCGGCCTCGTCCTTTTCCAGGAGGTCCGGGTGCTGCTCCAGCACGGTGCGGGCGATGTCCTTGATGTATTCGCCCCTGTAGTAGTCCTCGGGTTCGGCCGGGTTCAGGCCCTTGATCTCCTTGGCCCGGTAGAGGATGGAACCGCCCAGGATGAGCATCTGGCGGCCCGCGTCGTTGACGTAGTATTCGGCCTCAACCTCGTAGCCGGCCTTTTCCAGGATGCGGCAGAGGCTGTCGCCCAGGGCGGCGCCCCGGCCGTGGCCGATGTGCAGCGGGCCCGTGGGGTTGGCGGAAACGTATTCCACCTGGACGCGGGTTCCCTTGCCCATGTCCGAGGAGCCATAGGCCTCTCCGGCCTCGCGGACCACGGCGATGGTCTCCTGCCAGAAGGAGGGGGCAAAGGTGAAATTCAGGAAACCGGGACCGGCGATGTCCACCTTGGCGATGAGTTCGTCGCCCGCCACGGCGGCGGCGATGTCCTCGGCGATCTGGCGCGGGGCCTTTTTGGCCTGCTTGGCCAGCATCATGGCCACGTTGGCGCTCATGTCGCCGAATTGCTTATCTTTGGGAGGCTCGATGACTGCTTTCTCGGGCCATTCCCAGCCGTTATCGGCCAGGATTTTTTTCAGGGTGCTTTCAAGGTGCAGCTTGGCTCTCATGAGAGGTTATTCTCCTTAATTATTATCGTCGCGGGGCCGCTGTTAGCACCTTTTTTCGCGCAATCCAAGTCTTATTCCGGCCCCGGAAAGCGCCCGGAGGCTTCCCCGTCCGGAAAAGGTCTTCCCGGCAGGCCTGGTTTCCTACGTGGCGGGGCGGCATTTTCCCCCGGCATCCGGAACTTTTCGCGAGTCCCCCGGATGCGGGTGGCGGGCCGGGTTGATCTCTTGAAATAAGGACAACGGCGGGCGGTTCTTAATAATATTAGGCAAATACTGATATAATATTAATTTAATTCCACGAAGAAGGGGCTGCACTTACGGATGCTTCCCATTTTGGCCTGGAGGTGCTATGGGAAATGTCCAAATCTTCATTCAAGGAGTCAACAATATGATCAGAACCATCAGTGCACTCGCCAAGAACCGTCCCGGAGTCCTGGCCGAGATGACGGCCGCGTTCGGTAAATACAATGCAAACATCCGCTCCATGGCGGCGGGCGAAACCGAGAATCCCGAGATCTCGCGGCTCGTGATCCAGGTGGAGGGAGAGGAGGCGGAGATCAACCGCATTACCGACGCCCTGGCCCACATGGAGCCCATCGTGCAGGTGGACGACCTGGCCCGCAAGGAGTTCGTGGACCGTGAGCTGGTGATGATCAAGGTCAACATGTCCAAGGAGAACACCGGCCAGATCATGCAGATTTTCGAGGTTTTCCGCGCCAATGTCATCGGCATGGGCCAGGAGACCATCACCGTGGAGATGGCCGGCGACCAGGAGCGGGTCAACGGCCTGATCAACATGCTGGCCCCCTACGGCATCCGCAGCATGTGCCGTTCCGGTATGATCGCGCTCAAGCGCGGGGACGAATAGCCATGACCGCCAAACGAATTATGAACAGCCTGGACGACATCGTTCAGGCGGTGCTCGACTATGGGGAAACCCCCAAGGTGGCCATTGCCCGCTCGGCCGAGAGCTTCGTGCTCCGCGCCGGCATCCACGCCTATGAGAAGGGCGTGGCCGAGCCCGTGCTGGTGGGCGACATCGAAAAGACCGAGAAGATCGCCGAGGAAAAGGGCCTGGACATCAGCCCGTTCCGCAAGATCCACCTGCCCGACGACGTGCAGGCGGTCATGGAGGCCGTGCGGCTCTTCCGGGAAAAGGAAGTGGCCCTGGTCATGAAGGGGCTCGTTTCCACGGCCACGCTGCTCAAGGCCGTGCTCAACAAGGAGACCGGGGTGCCGCCCAAGACCGGCGTGCTCAGCCATGTGGGCGTCTTCAATTCGCCCACGGACGGCCGCCTCATGTTCCTGACCGACGCGGGCGTGAACATCGACCCCAACCTGCAGCGCAAGGTGGACATCCTCAAGAACGCCATCAACGTGGCCCAGATGCTCGGCATTGAGAAACCGCGCTGCGCCATTCTGGCCGCCACGGAAAAAGTCAATTATCCCGCAATGCCCGCCACCCTGGATGCGGACGTCATCACCAAGATGGCCTCCCAGGGCGAGTTCGGCGAGGCCCGGGTGCACGGCCCCCTTTCCCTGGACCTGGCCGTGAACCCGGACAGCGCCTCCTGCAAGGGCGTGGACGGGCCGGTGGCCGGGTGCGCGGATATCCTGCTCACTCCGGACATCGAAGCGGGCAACATCCTGTACAAGTCGCTGAACTCCTACTGTAAGGTTCCCATGGCCGGTGTGGTCGTCGGCAGCAAGGTTCCCGTGGTGGTGCCTTCCCGCGGCGATTCGGACATGTCCAAGTTCTATTCACTTGCACTCGCTGCGTATCTCGGCATGGAGGCCCAGAAATGAGTCCCGTTTTCGTGATCAATCCCGGTTCCACATCCACCAAGCTCGCCCTGTACGAAGGCTCGGAAGAGATCTTCGAGCGCGAGCTCCAGCACTCCAAGAAAGAGCTCGCCGCCTTCCCCTCCGTGGGCGACCAGAAAGGCTTCCGCATGGACGCCATCCGCAAGGTCCTCGCAGAGGAGAAGGTGGACGGTTCGGCCATGGACGCCATTGCCGGACGCGGGGGCCTGCTGGCTCCGCTCCAGGGCGGCACCTACGAAGTGTCTGACAGAATGATAGACGATCTGCTTGCCAACAAGTATGGCGAGCATCCCTGCAACCTTGGCGCGGTCCTGGCTCGGGACCTGGCCGAGGAGTGGGGCGTTCCCGCCTACATCGTGGATCCGGTGGTCACGGACGAAATGGACGACCGCGCCCGGCTCACGGGCATGCCCGGCCTTGAGCGGCGCAGCGTGTTCCACGCCCTGAACCAGCGCGGGGCCGCCCGCGTGGCCGCCGAAAGGCTTGGCGTCCGTTACGAGGATTCCTGCTTCATCGTGGCCCACATGGGAGGGGGCATGTCCATCGGCGCGCACCGCAGGGGAAGGGTCACGGACGTGACCAACGGGCTGGACGGCGAAGGGCCGTTCACCCCGGAACGCACCGGCGCATTGCCCGTGCTGCCCGTGCTGGAGCGCATGCGCGACGGCGAGAGCTTCGACGCCCTGCGCCTGACCATCCTGCGCGAGGGCGGCGTCTGGGCGCATTTGGGCACCAACAACATGATGGAGGTGGAAAAGCGCGTGCTGGAGGGCGACGAGGAATACGCCCGCGTGTTCCGGGCCATGGTCTACAATGTGGCCAAGCACATCGCCTCCATGGTTCCGGCCGCCCTGGACGGGGAAAAGGACCGGGTGGACGCCATCGTCATCACTGGCGGCATGTCTCGCTGCAAGCCCCTCATGGAAGAATTGCGCCGCCTGCTCAAGGGATTGGGCGAGATCGTGCACGTTCCCGGCAGCGTGGAGATGGGGGCCCTGGCCAAGGGCGCATTCATGGCCTTGGCTGGAGAAACGCCCGCCCAGCGCTATCTGGGCTGAGGCGCGCATTGCTTGAAATCAGGAAAGCCGCTTCCCTCGGGAGGCGGCTTTTTCAGCGTCTGGCGTTCTTGCGAATGGTGGTCAGGACCTGCTCCAGCTCCTTGAAGTCCACGGGCTTGGGCACAAAGGCGTCCATTCCCGCCTCCAGGCAGCGCTTGCGGTCCGCGGCAAAGGCATAGGCCGTCACCGCGATGATCGGGGTGTCCGTGGGGGTGGGCATTCCCTGGGTTTCGCGGATTCGCCGGGTGGTTTCAATGCCGTCCATCTCGGGCATTTCCAGGTCCATGAAGATCACGTCGTAGCGGTTTGCCCTGGCCGCCTCCAATGCCTCCACCCCGTTTTCGGCCGTGTCCACCACATTGCCGATCTTTTCCAGAAAGGCTTTGGTGGCCGCCTGGTTCACGGGATCGTCCTCCACCAGCAGGAGCCGCATGTTCCCGGCCTTTTCCCGGGCAGCTTCCGAAACATCGAGCAAGCCGGCTTCGTCCACCTTGAAGGGGATGGACACGTAGACCGTGGTGCCCTTGTCCTGTTCGCTTTTGATGGACAGGGTGCCGCCCATGAGCTCCACAAGTTTGCGCACGATGCCCAGGCCCAGGCCCGTGCCGCGCACCTTGTTAGCGAGCGGCGCGCTCCCCTGTTCAAAGGGTTCAAAAATGCGGTCCAGGGCCTCGTCCGGGATGCCCACGCCCGTGTCCTCCACCGTGATCAGGACCCGCGCCTGGGTCCTGGTGCGGAAGACGGGGGAGACATCCAGGCGGATGCTGCCGCCCGGGGTGAACTTCACGGCGTTGCCCACCAGGTTGAACAGGATCTGGTTCAGCCGGGCCCCGTCCCCGAGCAGGGATTCCGGGATGCGGCTGTCCACGGCATAGGAGAGCTGGACGCCCTGTTCCGTGGCCTGATGCGAGATCCCCCTGCAGACCGAGCCGATGATGTCGGCCAGGCGCAAGGGCTCTTCGGCCAGGGTGAGCTTGCCCGCCTCGATCTTGGAGAGGTCCAGCAGGTCGTTTATGACCGTGAGCAGGCCCCGGCAGGAGTGCAGGCCGATCTCCACGTATTCCTTCTGCTCCTCGCTGAGGTCCGTGCGCAGGGCCAGCTGGAGCATGCCCAGCACGCCGTTGAGCGGGGTGCGCACCTCGTGGCTCATGTTGGCCAGAAACTGCGACTTGGCCCGGTTGGCCTGTTCCGCGGCCTCCTTGGCCTCCTTGAGCTTGGCCTCGATCTCCTTGTAGGCGGAGATGTCCTGGAGCGAGCCCAGCACCACGGCGGGCCGTCCGTTCTCGAAACGGCTCTGGCCCGTTATGCGGACCCACTTTTCCGCATTGGCCCGGGTGCGGATGCGCACCTCCAGGGTCTGTGGGGCCGGATCCGACAGGATTTTGTGCAGGGCGGCCTGCGCCTTGCGCCTGTCCCTGGACGACACGCACATGGAAAAAAACGTCTCGGCGTCGGTCAGGCCTTCTGTCGGGGGGATGTCCAGGATTCGGTCCAGTTCCCCGGTGCTGGTCACGGACCGGGTTTCCGGGTCCATGGTCCAGCCTCCGATGGTGGCCAGCCGCTGCATCTGGGAAACCATGTCCTGGGAGGTGCGGAACTGGTCGGTGATGAGCTTGCGTTCCTCTTCCAGGGAAACGGCCTTGGCCAGGGTGGAGATGAGGTCCACCTCGTCCTCGCTGAAGTCGCGGGGCTCCAGGCCCACGATGCACAGGGCGCCGATGGCCCGGTCCCGGAGCCGGACCGGATAGCCCAGGTAGGAGCGCAGCCCGTACCTGGCCACATTGGGGTCGGTCTGGGCGTAATGGGTGTCCTGGATGTCGGGGATGACCACGGGCTTGTCCTGGCCCTTGATGGTGGCCTCGAAGCAGATGTGCCCCTCGGGTTCGTCCCGTTCGGGCAGGTCGTCGGGTGCGTTGGCCGCGGACCAGGTGCACAGGGACCGGTCCTCGTGATCCAGGCGGTTGAACAGGGCGCAGGCGCCATGCAGGAGGGCCGCGGTGGCTCCGACGATCAGGGCGATGTTGGTGTCGGGGTCGCTTCCGAGCCGGCTGTACAGCCGGTTGAGGCCCGCCAGCGGGGAAGGGGAACGGTGTTGGCTCATGGGACTATTCCTCAATAATAACGGCCTACAGCTCTACGCGAAAATCGGTGCATGTCAAAGAATGTTAGCGAGATTATAATTCCCCCCGGTATGGGACGGGATGCTGGCCTTAGGGCGGTGCTGTGTGTATAGTTGCCTACATTCTTGTCTATTCTGGATGAAACTGCTGTTTGATTGTTCACATTTACCACGTTGTTACGTATAGTTTTGAACTATGGGAGGGAGTTTGCATCGGATGCGGCCGCTGACGCGGCGCGCATGAAAACGAGAGGTTCGGGTATTCGAGTTGTTTTTCAGCCCTGCGGGGCGAATGAGGGTTGCTGATGTCATTGTTTTCGAGTTCCATATCTTTGCGAAAAGGGGTCGCGATCACGGACGAGGAATTTGTCCAGCTTCGGGACTTCATTTATGAGAAGAGCGGGATATTTGTCGACGAGAAGCGCAAATACCTGTTTGAAAGCCGTTTTCGCAAGAGGTTGCAGGAGTTGAGCCTGTCCAGCTTTGGCGACTACCTCAAGTTTCTGAAGTTCGATTCCAACCGCAAGGAAGAGTTGGTCAAGCTCTTTGAGCTCATCACGACCAACGAGACAAGTTTCTATCGCGATACAAAGCAGCTGGACGCTTTCTACGACAACGTTCTCAAGGAAGTCGTGGAAAACGTCCGCAAGCAGGGCAAGAGCGAGCTGCACATCTGGTCTGCCGGGTGCTCCTCCGGGGAGGAACCCTACACACTGTCCATCCTGCTGCATGAGATGCTCGGTCTCGAGGCCGCTCGGTGGAAGATCCGCATTTCCGCCAACGACCTGTCCATGGCCATGATCAAGAAGGCCCGCGAAGGCCTGTACAATGAATACGCCATGAAGACCACGCCCGAGCGCATCCAGTTGAAATATTTCACCAAGGAAAACGGAGGCTGGCGCATCAAGCCCGAAGTCGCCAAGATCGTGGACTTCAGGCTGCTCAACCTCAACGACACCTTGGCCGTCAAGCGCATACCAAGGTCCCACATCGTGTTCTGCCGCAACGTGATCATCTATTTCGACCAGGACATGAAGAAGAAGGTCATCAATTCGTATTACGACAATCTCTTGGACGGTGGCTACCTCATGCTCGGCCATTCCGAGTCGCTGCACAAGATCACCAAGGCATTCAAGCCGGTATTCTATCCCGGAACCATTGCCTACAAGAAAGAGTAGGAGCGGGGAAACGTGACGAAACTGCGCATTGAAGAGCTCAAGACCGGCATGGTCCTATCCTGCGACTTGAAGACCGCGGACGGCCGGCTGTTGCTGCCGGGTGGTGTGGAACTGGAGGAAAAGCATCTTCAGCTCCTGGATCGCATGGGCATCGAAGAGGTCGAGGTGGATCCGGGCCAGGCCGAACTGGATGAGGAGAGCCTGCTTGCGGTTGAGGACTATGTCCGGGACTACTTCCTGTATTCGAATCCGGACCATCCCGCAGTGCTGGAACTGTTCCGCATCGCCCTGGAACGCACCGCAGCCAGGGTGGCCGGAGGCTGGCAGCTACCGTCCGTGGAGATGCGGCGGGCACAGGCCGTGGAACACCTGGAGGACATCTTTCTCAAGGACATGGGCGGCCCCGAGGAGATCGCCAAGCACGAAAC of Salidesulfovibrio onnuriiensis contains these proteins:
- a CDS encoding CheR family methyltransferase translates to MMSLFSSSISLRKGVAITDEEFVQLRDFIYEKSGIFVDEKRKYLFESRFRKRLQELSLSSFGDYLKFLKFDSNRKEELVKLFELITTNETSFYRDTKQLDAFYDNVLKEVVENVRKQGKSELHIWSAGCSSGEEPYTLSILLHEMLGLEAARWKIRISANDLSMAMIKKAREGLYNEYAMKTTPERIQLKYFTKENGGWRIKPEVAKIVDFRLLNLNDTLAVKRIPRSHIVFCRNVIIYFDQDMKKKVINSYYDNLLDGGYLMLGHSESLHKITKAFKPVFYPGTIAYKKE